A genomic stretch from Fodinibius salinus includes:
- a CDS encoding RluA family pseudouridine synthase, whose translation MAAKKRDFYIVDQDKDLFVVDKPAGLLAVPIPDSDVKNLFDLVADHLGKHGVRVGCVHRIDRYTSGLMVFAKNERAYDDLYEKFREHTPNRTYLAVVRGLLQQDEGTLSHHLKLIKEGFRNIVVDPSEEGATPARLSYKVKERFLENTLVEVQLDTGLKNQIRVQFNEIGHQLVGDQHYAPEEKGEPLINRQALHAYRLSFEHPRHGRTVNYEAKIPADMMRLIEKFRWKKESRS comes from the coding sequence ATGGCCGCAAAAAAGCGCGATTTCTATATCGTGGATCAGGATAAGGACCTTTTTGTGGTGGATAAGCCTGCCGGGTTGCTTGCTGTACCCATCCCTGATAGCGATGTTAAAAATTTGTTCGACCTTGTAGCTGATCACTTGGGTAAGCATGGCGTTCGGGTAGGTTGTGTGCATCGGATTGACCGTTATACTAGCGGGCTGATGGTATTTGCCAAAAATGAGCGTGCTTATGATGATCTGTATGAAAAATTTAGGGAACATACGCCCAATCGTACCTACCTAGCTGTAGTTCGTGGTTTGCTGCAGCAGGATGAAGGAACGCTAAGCCATCATCTTAAACTCATCAAAGAGGGCTTTCGCAATATTGTTGTAGATCCGTCCGAAGAAGGAGCTACACCGGCTCGGTTATCCTATAAAGTCAAAGAACGGTTCCTTGAAAATACGCTTGTAGAGGTGCAGCTTGATACTGGACTCAAAAATCAAATTCGAGTACAGTTTAACGAAATTGGTCACCAACTGGTGGGTGACCAGCACTATGCGCCCGAAGAGAAAGGAGAACCGTTGATCAACCGACAGGCTCTGCATGCTTACCGCCTTTCTTTTGAGCATCCGCGCCATGGGCGCACGGTAAACTACGAAGCCAAGATACCTGCTGATATGATGCGGCTTATTGAAAAGTTTCGTTGGAAGAAGGAATCACGTTCGTAA
- a CDS encoding SLC13 family permease → MSFEIIFVFGLLAIAFILFATDYVSFDITALILLLSLVSSGILSPREGLAGFSNPATITVAAMFILSEGLRKTGVLNTVGDYFTQKIEQNFGLGLFQLLLFVSVSSAFINNTAVVVIFIPVMMDIAARIEISPSKLLMPLSFAGIFGGICTFIGTSTNILVSSIAEDRGLAPFSMFEFSPMGLILLGSGFLFMFTIGIRMIPNRRENEQLTTGYEMQEFLTDIIINPTSNLLDEYLDEEELTKKLDLDVIRIFKPESNRSAQRTKTKIEAGDTLRIRGSASEINKLLNRNDFTLKPTKEWMDVHLERGTDALVEAVIAPESPLQGKTLSEISFAERYGAVPLAIRHHGQIEQEDLDSFRLSGGDTLLLSISKERIQEIDHAPSFVVASEADVSKKRREKTPIVLSIIAGVVAAAAFNIVPIVVSAIAGVILLMMTQCLTTEEAYNAVNWKVIILLAGVIPLGTAMDKTGAANLLANQMIALLSDFGPRAVLSGFFLLTTGITAVMSNNASAALLAPIAIESANSMGIDPHPLLFAVTFAASLSFITPFGYQTNTLIYGAGQYKFTDFTKIGLPLNILFWILATIFIPIFWPF, encoded by the coding sequence ATGTCATTTGAAATTATATTTGTCTTCGGATTATTAGCAATTGCATTCATCCTGTTTGCTACTGATTACGTATCGTTTGATATAACGGCTCTTATCCTGCTGTTAAGCCTTGTTAGTAGCGGTATTTTGTCACCAAGAGAAGGACTTGCCGGTTTCAGTAATCCGGCTACTATAACCGTCGCAGCTATGTTTATCCTTAGTGAGGGATTGCGCAAGACGGGGGTATTAAATACTGTAGGTGATTATTTTACCCAAAAAATTGAACAGAATTTTGGGTTGGGCCTCTTTCAACTACTATTATTTGTCAGCGTTTCGTCGGCCTTTATTAATAATACAGCAGTGGTAGTTATCTTTATTCCGGTTATGATGGACATTGCTGCACGCATTGAAATAAGCCCCTCAAAACTGCTAATGCCCCTTTCTTTTGCAGGAATATTTGGCGGTATCTGTACATTCATCGGCACCTCTACCAACATCCTTGTAAGTTCCATTGCCGAAGACCGCGGACTTGCTCCCTTTTCGATGTTTGAATTTTCACCTATGGGTCTTATTCTGCTGGGTAGCGGTTTTCTGTTCATGTTTACGATAGGTATCCGAATGATTCCCAATCGGCGTGAAAATGAACAACTTACAACAGGCTACGAAATGCAAGAGTTCTTGACTGATATTATTATCAATCCAACCAGTAATTTATTGGATGAGTATCTAGACGAAGAAGAACTTACAAAAAAACTGGATCTTGACGTCATCCGAATTTTTAAACCAGAGAGTAACCGTTCAGCACAGCGTACCAAAACAAAAATTGAAGCAGGTGATACGCTGAGGATTCGAGGCAGTGCATCCGAAATAAATAAGCTGCTGAATCGTAATGATTTTACCCTAAAGCCAACCAAAGAATGGATGGATGTCCATTTAGAACGCGGTACCGATGCCTTGGTTGAGGCTGTTATTGCTCCTGAATCTCCCCTCCAAGGAAAAACATTGAGTGAAATCAGTTTCGCCGAACGCTATGGGGCTGTTCCTCTTGCCATACGTCACCACGGACAAATTGAACAAGAAGATCTCGATAGTTTTCGCCTATCCGGCGGAGATACCTTGCTGCTGAGTATCAGTAAGGAACGCATACAAGAAATTGACCATGCTCCATCATTTGTTGTCGCATCTGAGGCTGATGTGAGCAAGAAACGGAGGGAGAAAACACCCATTGTGCTTAGTATTATTGCAGGTGTTGTCGCTGCAGCAGCCTTCAATATCGTCCCCATTGTTGTAAGCGCCATCGCTGGTGTTATCCTGCTAATGATGACCCAATGCCTGACTACAGAAGAAGCATATAACGCGGTCAACTGGAAAGTTATCATCCTGCTTGCCGGTGTCATTCCATTAGGAACAGCTATGGATAAAACAGGAGCAGCTAATTTACTGGCAAACCAAATGATTGCCCTGCTTTCTGATTTTGGTCCGCGAGCTGTCTTGTCAGGATTTTTTCTGCTCACCACGGGCATTACTGCTGTAATGTCAAACAATGCATCAGCAGCTCTATTGGCACCAATCGCCATAGAGTCGGCCAACTCAATGGGCATTGATCCTCATCCGCTGCTATTTGCCGTCACCTTTGCAGCATCATTAAGTTTTATTACGCCCTTTGGTTACCAAACTAATACCTTGATTTACGGAGCTGGACAATATAAATTTACTGACTTCACAAAAATAGGACTGCCGTTAAATATTCTTTTTTGGATATTGGCTACCATATTTATCCCAATTTTTTGGCCCTTTTAA
- a CDS encoding SulP family inorganic anion transporter yields MKQWFKKTFTITGWLPEYNRQKFLGDLTAGLTTGIMFIPQGMAYAVIAGVPPIYGLYAGVVPLLIYPLLGTSKNLSIGPVAIDMLIIAAGISLLAEPNTEQYISLAILLTMMAGGLQLLMGSIQLGAVLNVFSRPVIAGFTLAAPIIIAFSQLNHLLGISLPNTQYVITIIEEVVTNWDAIHLQTLLWGTAAIAILGIGKYIDPVVPTSVIILGGGIFLAWSIDAQSIGIELVGSIPEGLPPIKLPSINFNNMRELLPTALTLALVQFMNVASLGQTFAKRNDYIIDANHELVAIGASNFLGSFFQSIPVSGSFSRSAASEQANVQTPLANLITSAVIIGTLLLLTPIFYYLPMPILAAIIIVSALNLIDISEFVFLYSTKHSEGLIASFTAICTLLIGIQEGILLGVVASMLHMLYKYSRPSVAELGIIPDTRLFKNLDRNPEAETIDRILILRVDASFSFINADFFRDYILDKSRRRNNSTQYVLIDGTAINSLDTTAIEKIKSMISMLENWDIELYIAGLKGPVRDVVDKSGLREFLGEDHFFREPHEAVKAILKEIGNEAQMENYDDISG; encoded by the coding sequence ATGAAGCAATGGTTTAAAAAAACATTTACCATTACCGGCTGGCTGCCCGAATATAATAGGCAGAAATTTTTGGGGGACCTTACCGCGGGGTTAACAACGGGTATTATGTTCATTCCCCAAGGAATGGCCTATGCCGTAATTGCAGGCGTCCCACCTATTTATGGGTTATATGCGGGTGTAGTTCCCCTGCTTATTTATCCACTGCTGGGCACCTCTAAAAATTTATCCATTGGCCCCGTTGCTATTGACATGCTCATTATTGCCGCAGGTATCAGCCTGCTGGCCGAACCTAACACAGAGCAATATATCAGCCTTGCTATCTTATTAACAATGATGGCCGGGGGACTACAACTCCTGATGGGCTCCATACAGCTGGGTGCAGTACTTAATGTATTTTCTCGTCCTGTTATTGCCGGCTTTACCCTAGCCGCTCCCATTATCATAGCATTTTCACAACTCAACCATCTTCTGGGGATCTCTCTACCCAACACCCAGTATGTTATTACTATCATTGAAGAGGTAGTTACCAACTGGGATGCCATCCACTTACAAACACTACTCTGGGGCACCGCTGCCATAGCCATACTGGGGATCGGCAAATACATCGACCCAGTTGTTCCCACCTCGGTTATTATCCTCGGCGGTGGTATCTTTCTGGCATGGAGTATAGATGCACAATCGATAGGCATTGAGCTGGTAGGCTCCATCCCCGAAGGTTTACCCCCTATTAAACTACCCAGTATCAACTTTAACAATATGCGGGAGCTACTGCCCACGGCTCTTACTCTTGCATTGGTACAATTTATGAACGTAGCTTCGCTGGGCCAAACCTTTGCCAAGCGTAACGACTATATCATTGATGCAAATCATGAGCTTGTAGCTATTGGAGCCTCTAATTTTTTGGGTAGTTTCTTCCAGTCTATTCCCGTTTCGGGCAGCTTTTCACGGTCGGCGGCCTCCGAGCAAGCCAATGTTCAAACACCACTGGCCAACCTCATCACCTCTGCGGTAATTATTGGTACACTGCTGTTGTTGACGCCTATTTTCTATTATTTGCCAATGCCCATTCTTGCAGCCATTATTATCGTTTCGGCCCTGAACCTCATCGACATTTCAGAGTTTGTATTTTTGTATTCTACTAAACACAGCGAGGGGCTCATTGCTTCTTTTACCGCTATATGCACACTTCTGATCGGTATCCAAGAGGGTATTCTGCTCGGCGTAGTAGCTTCAATGCTTCACATGCTGTACAAGTACAGCCGCCCGAGTGTGGCAGAGCTGGGCATTATCCCCGATACCAGGCTATTTAAAAACCTTGACCGCAATCCCGAGGCGGAAACCATCGACAGGATACTCATTCTTCGGGTTGATGCTTCGTTCTCATTTATTAATGCCGATTTTTTCAGGGACTATATTCTGGACAAGAGCCGACGACGCAATAACTCAACACAGTATGTCTTAATTGACGGAACCGCCATTAACTCCCTTGATACTACCGCCATCGAAAAAATAAAGTCAATGATTTCCATGCTCGAAAACTGGGATATTGAGCTATATATCGCCGGCTTAAAAGGCCCTGTGCGCGATGTTGTTGACAAATCCGGACTACGGGAATTTCTGGGAGAAGATCATTTTTTCAGAGAACCGCATGAAGCCGTTAAAGCGATTTTAAAAGAAATAGGCAACGAAGCACAAATGGAAAACTATGACGATATAAGCGGTTAA
- a CDS encoding SixA phosphatase family protein: MKTIMILRHAEAQRGGSASTDKKRKLTAKGRGDATKIGQFLDQQSIAAGYIESSTAKRARETTTLLAESAGLSLNINWNDNFYSGGPADYHQAIRQAPDEVDNILLVGHNPLVSRLVSGLCSSEGQYLVRMLQGTLVCMEHPAISWDQVEPGTARLQWMVTPEILNS; this comes from the coding sequence ATGAAAACTATTATGATATTGCGTCATGCCGAAGCTCAGCGAGGCGGCAGCGCATCTACAGATAAGAAGCGAAAGCTAACTGCTAAGGGGCGTGGCGATGCGACCAAAATTGGGCAGTTTCTTGATCAGCAAAGTATTGCAGCTGGTTATATCGAGAGTTCAACGGCTAAGCGTGCCCGGGAGACTACTACCTTATTAGCAGAAAGTGCTGGCCTGAGCCTGAATATTAATTGGAATGATAATTTTTATTCGGGCGGTCCGGCAGATTATCACCAGGCTATCCGGCAGGCACCCGATGAGGTGGATAATATATTACTGGTCGGACATAATCCGCTGGTTTCTAGGCTGGTATCAGGGCTGTGCAGCAGCGAAGGGCAGTATCTTGTTCGCATGCTCCAGGGTACGTTGGTGTGTATGGAGCATCCCGCAATAAGCTGGGATCAGGTTGAGCCGGGAACAGCGCGCCTGCAGTGGATGGTGACGCCGGAGATACTGAATAGTTAA
- a CDS encoding mechanosensitive ion channel family protein, with protein sequence MEELNGWLDVVWPYIMDVIFAIVLLVIGWIVANWLKRKIRKKGDVSPHLDETLTRLFAKIAKALVMAVVVMAILGRFGVQTASLVAILGALGLAVGMAWQGVLADFAAGIMILVMRPFTVGDSVDIGGTSGNVEEVGLVLTKINTFDNVAIFVPNSNVWGNNIKNMSVNDKRRVDMVIGFGYDDDIDHAKETIRQILSEDDRILEDPAPQIAVSELGGSSVNLNVRPWTTKENYWSLKHDLIERIKKRFDEEGLNFPYPSQDVYVYNQDDE encoded by the coding sequence ATGGAAGAGTTAAATGGGTGGCTTGATGTCGTATGGCCGTATATCATGGATGTTATCTTTGCGATTGTGTTGCTGGTTATCGGCTGGATTGTTGCCAACTGGCTAAAAAGGAAGATTAGAAAAAAGGGTGATGTTTCTCCCCATCTGGATGAGACACTTACTCGTTTGTTTGCAAAAATAGCTAAGGCACTTGTTATGGCCGTTGTGGTAATGGCCATACTTGGTAGGTTTGGAGTACAAACAGCCAGTCTTGTTGCTATTCTTGGTGCGCTTGGATTAGCAGTAGGCATGGCTTGGCAGGGAGTACTAGCAGATTTTGCAGCCGGTATTATGATTTTGGTGATGCGTCCCTTTACCGTAGGCGACTCGGTAGATATTGGCGGTACTTCAGGGAATGTCGAAGAGGTTGGCCTCGTGCTCACTAAAATTAATACTTTTGATAATGTGGCTATATTCGTGCCCAATTCGAATGTATGGGGTAATAACATTAAAAATATGTCCGTCAATGATAAGCGCCGCGTAGATATGGTTATTGGGTTTGGATACGATGATGATATCGATCACGCTAAAGAAACGATTAGGCAAATACTATCAGAAGATGATCGCATATTGGAAGACCCCGCACCTCAAATTGCTGTTTCAGAGTTAGGTGGCAGCTCTGTAAATCTGAATGTACGTCCGTGGACAACAAAGGAAAACTACTGGTCACTCAAGCATGATCTTATCGAACGCATCAAAAAACGATTTGACGAAGAGGGATTAAACTTTCCGTATCCATCGCAGGATGTATACGTTTACAATCAGGATGATGAGTAA
- a CDS encoding S46 family peptidase translates to MNQSRPSFALSICSFLIAVLLCSACSPPSSLSSSKPLPPPTYEIRDTTQKGSMWLLPQVNGTVHNQMKKNGLNIDSPSIYSPEQPSLSQAVVQINTAPNSSASGSFVSPDGLVLTNYYPALEALSSSKDNVTHYRSNGFYAGGAEDEIPLPGITLRITIEQRDVTDQINKLLADSLTYREEQKQIQQIKKQLINKRKQDNKNLKVEINDLWAGNQQYMSVYKVIRDVRLVQMPPEAIARFGGISSNWKWPQYSASFSFLRAYVSPEGKSQTYQSSNVPFTPAKHLNISNEMVSTDDFTFTLSFPGQTFRNKSSYGLNFYQNIRNPVLTKLYHSILDAQQFSNQKQTKPPSLSKISAADNLTYYYGIQQGFEQYHPAEQKRVLEQQFKNWTEQDSLREIKYRRVLSQLEQAYNIRSQTGDMLYALVYPLNNSKLLEIAGLYDSYREYISDSTNTEPIQAKKDSLLTKQQQILQSINIDTQRRMLANMLHVLATLPEGKVMFYLLQQFGEADDDKLKEEIRQYLKTQQEQSIIFNTDNAKKFVSLPAAEARKQPVDAMVKLYQEIVDTYRYSRKNYMQHFAYLRPAQRRYQQGMLTFLRDSTLYPDANGTLRLSSGTVRGVTTSSTNYTPFSNFRTLSDSTLSKLPPSLKKDTSKIPRPNFLTTNDITGGSRGAPILNTDGQLIGLAYDRNLQAAAGDYFYDPKLNRTINVNVQYIRYLLDQHFSADRLLKELKE, encoded by the coding sequence ATGAATCAATCTCGACCCTCATTTGCATTATCGATTTGTTCTTTTCTTATAGCTGTTCTGTTGTGTTCGGCCTGTTCTCCCCCCTCATCACTGTCCTCCTCAAAACCATTGCCGCCACCCACATATGAGATCCGCGATACCACCCAGAAAGGCAGTATGTGGCTCTTACCCCAAGTAAACGGTACGGTACACAACCAAATGAAAAAAAACGGCCTTAACATTGATTCCCCAAGTATTTACAGTCCAGAACAACCTTCTCTTAGCCAGGCAGTTGTGCAGATTAACACCGCTCCCAACAGCAGTGCCAGCGGATCGTTTGTTTCCCCGGATGGACTCGTCCTCACCAATTATTATCCAGCCCTAGAAGCACTTTCTTCCTCTAAAGATAATGTTACCCATTATCGTTCTAACGGATTTTATGCCGGCGGCGCAGAAGATGAAATACCACTTCCAGGTATCACTTTACGCATTACGATTGAACAGCGGGATGTAACAGATCAAATTAACAAGCTACTGGCCGACTCCCTGACCTACCGCGAAGAACAGAAACAAATACAGCAAATAAAAAAGCAGCTTATTAATAAACGCAAGCAGGATAACAAGAATCTAAAAGTAGAAATCAACGATCTCTGGGCAGGCAACCAGCAATATATGTCAGTGTATAAAGTGATAAGAGATGTACGGCTTGTACAGATGCCACCAGAAGCTATTGCCCGATTCGGCGGTATAAGCTCCAACTGGAAATGGCCACAATATTCAGCCAGTTTTTCATTTTTACGAGCGTATGTAAGTCCCGAAGGGAAAAGCCAGACCTACCAGTCCTCTAACGTTCCCTTTACACCAGCTAAGCATCTAAACATAAGCAACGAAATGGTTTCGACGGATGACTTTACCTTTACACTTAGTTTTCCCGGTCAAACATTCAGAAATAAAAGTAGCTACGGTCTCAACTTTTATCAGAACATCCGCAATCCTGTACTCACTAAATTATACCACTCTATCTTAGATGCTCAACAGTTTAGTAACCAGAAACAAACCAAACCACCCTCCCTCAGCAAAATATCGGCCGCCGACAATCTAACCTACTACTATGGCATTCAGCAGGGATTTGAGCAATATCATCCCGCTGAACAAAAACGAGTGCTTGAACAACAATTTAAAAACTGGACGGAACAAGACTCTCTGCGAGAGATCAAATATCGACGGGTATTGAGTCAGCTGGAGCAGGCCTACAATATACGATCCCAAACCGGCGACATGCTGTATGCACTCGTCTACCCACTCAATAACAGTAAGCTGCTGGAGATTGCCGGGCTGTACGATTCCTACCGAGAGTATATTAGCGACTCGACCAATACCGAGCCGATACAGGCCAAAAAAGATAGTCTGCTTACTAAACAGCAACAAATCCTGCAGTCCATAAATATCGATACACAACGGCGGATGCTTGCCAACATGCTGCACGTTCTGGCTACCCTGCCCGAAGGTAAAGTAATGTTTTACCTGCTACAGCAGTTTGGGGAGGCTGACGACGACAAACTCAAAGAGGAAATCCGTCAATACCTAAAAACACAACAAGAGCAATCTATTATCTTTAACACTGATAACGCTAAAAAGTTTGTTTCGCTGCCTGCGGCTGAAGCGCGTAAGCAACCGGTTGATGCAATGGTAAAACTGTACCAAGAAATTGTTGATACCTATCGATACAGCCGGAAAAACTATATGCAACATTTTGCATACCTGCGTCCTGCTCAACGACGATACCAACAGGGCATGCTCACATTTCTTAGAGATTCTACTCTCTATCCAGATGCTAACGGCACTCTACGTTTAAGCAGCGGGACCGTACGGGGAGTGACAACAAGCAGTACCAATTACACTCCATTTTCAAACTTTCGTACATTATCCGACAGCACGCTGTCCAAACTTCCCCCCTCACTCAAAAAAGACACCAGTAAGATCCCACGGCCTAATTTTTTGACAACTAATGATATAACAGGTGGCAGCCGAGGTGCACCTATACTAAATACCGACGGACAATTAATAGGACTTGCATATGACAGAAACCTACAGGCAGCTGCGGGTGATTACTTTTATGATCCCAAATTAAATCGTACTATCAATGTAAATGTCCAATATATTCGATATTTACTGGACCAACATTTTAGCGCAGATCGTTTACTAAAAGAACTCAAAGAATAA